A genomic stretch from Nitrospirota bacterium includes:
- a CDS encoding uracil-DNA glycosylase, with translation MITRNEIIRDMKNAMEFYKELGFEYLPVKSVDLSIHRPAVAEKKTEYRPAPAASSLSKEEMLKSLREEIGECRRCKLCEGRTNIVFGEGSADARLMFIGEGPGKDEDIQARPFVGEAGQILNNLINKRGWKREEVYIANIVKCRPPGNRAPEDDEIAACMPFVQTQIEIINPKVIMSLGNVATQSLLRIKVPISKARGNFYSYNNIPVMPTFHPAYFLRNPKEKHLTWDDSAKVLEKLK, from the coding sequence ATGATAACCAGGAATGAAATAATCAGAGATATGAAGAATGCTATGGAGTTCTATAAGGAGCTCGGATTCGAGTATCTTCCTGTAAAGAGCGTAGATCTCTCCATTCATCGCCCTGCTGTAGCTGAAAAAAAGACCGAATATCGTCCTGCTCCTGCCGCATCATCCTTAAGCAAGGAAGAGATGCTGAAGTCGCTTAGAGAGGAGATCGGGGAATGCAGGCGCTGCAAGCTTTGTGAAGGAAGGACGAATATCGTATTCGGTGAAGGCAGCGCGGACGCGAGGCTTATGTTCATAGGCGAGGGGCCGGGCAAGGATGAAGATATTCAGGCAAGGCCTTTTGTTGGTGAGGCAGGGCAGATACTTAACAACCTTATAAATAAAAGAGGATGGAAGCGTGAAGAAGTATATATCGCAAATATCGTGAAATGCAGGCCTCCGGGCAACAGGGCGCCGGAAGATGATGAGATAGCGGCATGTATGCCTTTTGTCCAAACGCAGATAGAGATAATCAATCCAAAGGTGATAATGAGCCTCGGGAATGTTGCGACTCAGTCGCTCCTCAGGATCAAGGTTCCGATAAGCAAAGCAAGAGGGAATTTCTACTCTTATAATAATATACCTGTGATGCCGACATTCCATCCCGCGTATTTTTTGAGAAATCCAAAAGAGAAACACCTTACATGGGATGATTCTGCAAAGGTGCTTGAGAAGCTTAAATAA